The following proteins are encoded in a genomic region of Stutzerimonas balearica DSM 6083:
- a CDS encoding DUF2214 family protein, which yields MAYAIAAYLHFLSLFLLFGLLLLEHQLFRQPITLERARSLFRTDILFGIAAGLVLLTGAARAIFYGKGLAYYLNNSLFHAKIGLFVGVALLSIYPTVTFLRWRPALQAGHAPQVSPATGRWVRLVIRLELLALLFIPLLAVLMTRGFGVLAE from the coding sequence ATGGCCTACGCCATCGCAGCCTATCTGCACTTTCTCAGCCTCTTTCTGTTGTTCGGCCTGCTGCTGCTGGAACACCAGTTGTTCCGCCAGCCGATCACGCTGGAGCGCGCGCGCAGCCTGTTTCGCACCGACATCCTGTTCGGCATCGCCGCCGGGCTGGTGCTGCTGACCGGCGCCGCGCGGGCGATCTTTTATGGCAAGGGCCTGGCCTATTACCTGAACAACAGCCTGTTCCACGCCAAGATCGGCCTGTTCGTCGGCGTCGCACTGCTGTCGATCTATCCGACCGTCACCTTTCTGCGCTGGCGGCCGGCCTTGCAGGCCGGGCACGCCCCGCAGGTCAGCCCGGCGACGGGCCGCTGGGTACGCCTGGTGATTCGCCTCGAGCTGCTGGCGTTGCTGTTCATCCCGCTGCTGGCGGTATTGATGACACGCGGCTTCGGTGTGCTGGCCGAATGA
- the speA gene encoding arginine decarboxylase: MPVRRTRKDDGSQWTAADSRSVYGIRHWGAGYFAINDQGRVEVRPQGPKGEPIEFCRLIEQLREAGLSLPLLVRFPDILQNRVRRLTGAFDANIERLEYAGRYTALYPIKVNQQEAVIENIIATQNVSIGLEAGSKPELMAVLALAPKGGTIVCNGYKDREFIRLALMGQKLGHSVFIVIEKESEVDLVIEEAAELKLMPQVGLRVRLSSLASSKWADTGGERSKFGLSAAQLLSVIERFRAAGVDQGIRLLHFHMGSQIANLADYRQGFREAIRYYAELRALGLPVEYIDVGGGLGVDYDGTHSRNASSINYDIDEYAGTVVGMLKEFCDRQGLPHPNIFSESGRAMTAHHAVLVMQVTDIERHNDEVPEVGNYDELPDIVQSLVDLLGPTDPEMVTETYWRATHYLSEAGAQYASGRLTLAQKALAEQSYFAICRRLYNQLKARQRSHRAVLDELNDKLADKYICNFSVFQSLPDTWAIDQILPIVPLQRLDEEPVRRAVLQDLTCDSDGKIKQYVDEQSIESSMPVHEVRPGEEYFLGVFLVGAYQEILGDMHNLFGDTDSVNVYQREDGSYYHAGIETHDTIEDMLRYVHLSPEELMTYYRDKVASARLSAKERTQYIDALRLGLTRSSYLTP, encoded by the coding sequence ATGCCTGTAAGACGTACGCGCAAAGACGACGGAAGCCAATGGACCGCAGCAGACAGCCGCAGCGTCTATGGCATACGTCACTGGGGCGCCGGCTACTTCGCGATCAACGACCAGGGCCGGGTCGAGGTACGGCCGCAGGGGCCCAAGGGCGAGCCGATCGAATTCTGCCGGCTGATCGAACAGCTGCGTGAGGCCGGCCTGTCGCTGCCGCTGCTGGTGCGCTTCCCGGACATCCTGCAGAACCGCGTGCGGCGGCTGACCGGTGCGTTCGATGCGAACATCGAGCGCCTCGAATACGCCGGTCGGTACACCGCGCTGTATCCGATCAAGGTCAACCAGCAGGAAGCGGTGATCGAAAACATCATTGCCACGCAGAATGTTTCGATTGGCCTGGAAGCCGGTTCCAAGCCCGAGCTGATGGCAGTGCTGGCACTGGCGCCGAAGGGCGGCACCATCGTCTGCAACGGCTACAAGGATCGCGAGTTCATCCGCCTGGCGCTGATGGGGCAGAAGCTCGGGCACAGCGTGTTCATCGTCATCGAGAAAGAGTCCGAGGTGGACCTTGTGATCGAGGAAGCCGCCGAGCTGAAGCTCATGCCGCAGGTCGGCCTGCGTGTACGCCTGTCCTCGCTGGCATCGTCGAAGTGGGCCGATACCGGCGGCGAACGCTCCAAGTTCGGCCTCTCTGCGGCGCAGCTGCTCTCGGTGATCGAGCGTTTCCGAGCGGCGGGCGTGGATCAGGGCATTCGCCTGCTGCACTTCCACATGGGCTCGCAGATCGCCAATCTCGCCGACTACCGGCAGGGCTTCCGCGAGGCGATCCGCTACTACGCCGAGCTGCGCGCGCTGGGCTTGCCGGTCGAGTACATCGATGTCGGCGGCGGCCTTGGGGTGGACTACGACGGCACCCATTCGCGCAACGCCAGCTCGATCAACTACGACATCGACGAGTACGCCGGCACCGTGGTTGGCATGCTCAAGGAATTCTGCGACCGCCAGGGGCTGCCGCATCCGAACATCTTCTCCGAGAGCGGCCGGGCGATGACCGCGCACCACGCCGTGCTGGTAATGCAGGTCACCGACATCGAGCGCCACAACGACGAGGTGCCGGAGGTCGGCAACTACGACGAACTGCCGGATATCGTGCAGTCGCTGGTCGATCTGCTCGGCCCGACCGACCCGGAAATGGTCACCGAAACCTACTGGCGGGCCACGCACTACCTGAGCGAGGCCGGCGCGCAGTACGCCTCCGGGCGGCTGACGCTGGCGCAGAAGGCGCTTGCCGAGCAGAGCTACTTCGCCATCTGCCGTCGCTTGTACAACCAGCTCAAGGCGCGCCAGCGCTCGCATCGTGCGGTGCTGGACGAGCTCAACGACAAACTGGCCGACAAATACATCTGCAACTTCTCGGTGTTTCAGAGCCTGCCCGACACCTGGGCGATCGACCAGATCCTGCCTATCGTGCCGCTGCAGCGTCTGGACGAAGAGCCGGTGCGGCGCGCCGTGCTGCAGGACCTCACCTGCGATTCGGACGGCAAGATCAAGCAGTACGTCGACGAGCAGAGTATCGAGAGCAGCATGCCGGTCCACGAAGTGCGGCCTGGCGAGGAGTACTTCCTTGGCGTGTTCCTCGTCGGCGCCTATCAGGAAATCCTCGGCGACATGCACAACCTGTTTGGCGACACCGATTCGGTGAACGTCTACCAGCGCGAGGATGGCAGCTACTACCACGCCGGGATCGAGACCCACGACACCATCGAGGACATGCTGCGCTACGTCCATCTCTCGCCGGAAGAGCTGATGACCTACTACCGCGACAAGGTGGCCAGTGCCCGGCTCAGCGCCAAGGAGCGGACCCAGTACATCGACGCGTTACGGCTGGGCTTGACCCGCTCGTCGTACCTGACGCCCTGA
- a CDS encoding MATE family efflux transporter has product MNRMLAAWRHAPTHHRVWALAAPMILSNLSVPLVALVDSAVIGHLPHAHQLGAVAVGSSLYTLMVWVMGFLRMGTTGFAAQASGRGDGGALRQVLLQGLLLALLCGLALALAAIPLKSWALQLMQPSTALDDLTREYFHTRLLGLPAALASYALIGWLLGAQNARAPLAILLTTNLTNVVLDLWFVLGLEWGVAGAARASVIAEWSGALLGLLLARRVLARHPGRIDRAALRCWSSWRPLLAVNRDIFLRSLALQLVFFLVTVQGTRLGDATVAANALLLNGLLLTAHALDGLAHAVEALSGHAIGARAPLQLRRIMVVACGWSVLASLAFGLFFLFAGGWFIRLQTDIAEVRQLALQFLPYLAALPLIAVWSYLLDGLFIGATRAREMRDSMLLAVAVALPLGWWLQGLGNHGLWLAFLAFMLLRGIFLGTVAFRLQQSGAWFPGTCPSSPGKTVTGH; this is encoded by the coding sequence ATGAACCGCATGCTCGCTGCCTGGCGCCACGCCCCCACTCATCACCGGGTATGGGCGCTGGCCGCCCCGATGATTCTGTCGAACCTCTCCGTGCCGCTGGTGGCGCTGGTCGACAGCGCGGTGATCGGCCATCTGCCGCATGCCCACCAGCTGGGTGCGGTGGCGGTCGGCAGCAGCCTGTACACGCTGATGGTCTGGGTAATGGGCTTCCTGCGCATGGGCACCACCGGCTTCGCGGCCCAGGCCAGCGGCCGCGGTGACGGCGGCGCACTGCGCCAGGTGCTCCTGCAAGGGTTGCTGCTGGCTCTGCTTTGCGGGCTGGCGCTAGCCCTCGCGGCCATCCCGCTCAAGTCCTGGGCACTGCAGCTGATGCAGCCATCCACGGCGCTCGACGATCTGACCCGCGAATATTTCCATACCCGCTTGCTGGGCCTGCCGGCAGCACTGGCCAGCTACGCCCTGATCGGCTGGCTGCTCGGCGCGCAGAACGCCCGGGCGCCGCTGGCAATCCTGCTGACAACCAACCTGACAAACGTCGTGCTCGATCTCTGGTTCGTGCTCGGCCTGGAATGGGGCGTGGCCGGCGCCGCGCGCGCCTCGGTGATCGCCGAATGGAGCGGCGCCCTGCTGGGCCTGCTGCTGGCACGGCGGGTGCTGGCACGGCATCCGGGCCGCATCGATCGTGCGGCGCTACGATGCTGGTCGAGCTGGCGACCGCTACTGGCGGTCAACCGCGATATCTTCCTGCGCTCGCTGGCGCTGCAGCTGGTGTTCTTTCTGGTCACGGTGCAAGGCACCCGGCTGGGCGATGCCACGGTTGCCGCCAACGCCCTGCTGCTCAATGGTCTGCTGCTGACGGCGCACGCCTTGGACGGGTTGGCACATGCGGTCGAGGCACTCAGCGGTCACGCGATCGGCGCGCGCGCGCCACTGCAGCTGCGCCGGATCATGGTGGTGGCGTGCGGCTGGTCGGTGCTGGCGAGCCTCGCCTTCGGACTGTTCTTTCTCTTCGCCGGCGGCTGGTTCATCCGTTTGCAGACCGACATCGCCGAGGTACGCCAGCTCGCACTGCAATTCCTGCCCTACCTCGCCGCCCTGCCCCTGATCGCAGTGTGGAGCTATCTGCTCGACGGGCTGTTCATCGGCGCCACCCGTGCCCGCGAAATGCGCGACAGCATGCTGCTGGCCGTGGCCGTGGCGCTGCCGCTGGGCTGGTGGCTGCAGGGCCTGGGCAACCATGGGCTTTGGCTGGCGTTTCTCGCTTTCATGTTGCTGCGCGGGATCTTTCTCGGCACGGTAGCGTTCCGTCTGCAACAATCGGGCGCCTGGTTCCCAGGCACATGCCCATCGTCACCCGGAAAAACCGTTACAGGACACTGA